One window of Psychrobacillus sp. FSL H8-0483 genomic DNA carries:
- a CDS encoding ribonuclease H family protein, producing MNIRIEWIYRTPKGTETVFHSEEMPAAQGMLLAEDMERTGRAKNIIFIDRFDSTWTIKEMKSYLKGIETEPHNVTVYFDGGFDLATSRAGLGCVIFYDQNGKSYRLRRNAPSAQLTSNNEAEYAALYLSLQELALLNVHHLPVWFIGDSQVVINQMNGEWPALEKDLSGWADRIDAKLKELGIQPEYELVPRKANAEADRLATQALNGIEITATSEVTED from the coding sequence ATGAATATCCGAATCGAATGGATTTATAGAACACCCAAAGGAACCGAAACGGTTTTCCACTCGGAGGAGATGCCCGCAGCACAAGGGATGCTGCTTGCAGAAGATATGGAGCGGACAGGTCGTGCCAAAAACATTATATTTATAGACCGATTTGATAGCACATGGACGATTAAAGAAATGAAGAGTTATTTAAAAGGAATCGAAACCGAGCCGCATAATGTCACAGTTTATTTCGACGGCGGTTTCGATCTTGCGACAAGCAGAGCTGGTTTAGGGTGCGTCATCTTTTATGATCAGAATGGAAAGTCCTACAGGCTACGGCGGAATGCACCATCTGCACAACTGACGTCGAATAATGAGGCTGAATATGCGGCGCTCTATTTAAGCTTGCAGGAGTTAGCGCTATTAAATGTTCATCATCTACCAGTCTGGTTTATCGGAGATTCCCAGGTTGTCATCAACCAGATGAATGGGGAATGGCCGGCTCTCGAGAAGGATCTATCCGGCTGGGCGGACCGGATAGATGCGAAGCTGAAAGAACTTGGTATTCAGCCAGAGTATGAACTAGTGCCGCGAAAAGCAAATGCAGAAGCAGACCGTTTGGCTACACAAGCACTAAATGGAATTGAGATTACGGCGACAAGTGAAGTGACGGAGGATTAG
- a CDS encoding S-layer homology domain-containing protein, producing MRKLALLVSLFILLGTTFSSPAQAQTFTDVPTSHQFYEHINYLNSDNIISGVDANHYEPNEFVTRKQAALMVARAMKLDMTKQKTVFSDVSMQNQASGAIQSANDAGIIKGYPDGTFRPQEVVTRGQMTSFIARAFKLEKEALPFADVPLNSSAYSSIRKAAAFGVVAGYSKDEFKPNQPVTRAHFAAFLARALNDDLRLPVNACGYNPESKTNPDRQTVNCLLTEAARNAETPIPPEIVKAVASVESNGWVHFQSNGEPMISSDGGIGLMQITNTAGYDVERLKYDLTYNIEAGIDMLVKNFNRSDLPKIADHNPENLESWYFAVMAYNGTKAENSPFFQATGERNLDAYQEKVFQAIRENGLLSTNITSIDMNKNDFTYGEDTNHSIKFNKKNFTLSSNATPSKELLSEGNQVKYDGKGIRKLPSTTNSELIPTSKGATMKIIGSPIYDKRKDSTNHFVWYPVQTIINGKNVSGYIASSNIVQ from the coding sequence ATGAGAAAATTAGCATTATTAGTAAGTTTATTTATTTTACTAGGAACGACTTTTTCATCACCTGCTCAAGCGCAGACTTTTACGGATGTTCCTACGAGTCATCAATTTTATGAACATATCAACTATTTAAATTCGGATAATATTATTAGTGGGGTTGATGCCAATCACTATGAACCAAACGAATTTGTTACACGAAAACAAGCTGCTTTAATGGTTGCAAGAGCAATGAAATTGGACATGACCAAACAAAAAACTGTTTTTTCAGATGTGAGCATGCAAAATCAAGCTTCTGGTGCTATTCAATCTGCCAATGATGCGGGGATTATTAAAGGATATCCGGATGGAACATTCCGCCCACAAGAAGTTGTAACTAGAGGACAGATGACTAGTTTTATAGCGAGAGCTTTTAAGCTAGAGAAGGAAGCACTTCCTTTTGCGGATGTTCCACTAAATTCATCCGCTTATTCATCTATTCGGAAAGCAGCTGCTTTTGGGGTTGTAGCAGGGTATTCAAAAGATGAGTTTAAACCAAATCAGCCAGTAACTCGAGCACACTTTGCTGCTTTTTTAGCAAGAGCATTAAATGATGATTTGCGTCTACCTGTAAATGCATGTGGATATAATCCAGAAAGTAAAACAAATCCAGATCGTCAAACCGTCAACTGTTTACTGACAGAAGCGGCAAGAAATGCAGAAACACCGATTCCACCTGAGATTGTCAAAGCAGTGGCTTCCGTTGAAAGTAACGGTTGGGTTCATTTCCAATCGAACGGTGAACCGATGATTAGTAGTGACGGTGGAATAGGGTTAATGCAAATTACAAACACAGCAGGATACGATGTAGAACGTTTAAAATATGATCTAACGTACAATATTGAAGCGGGAATCGACATGCTTGTGAAAAATTTCAATAGAAGTGATTTGCCTAAAATTGCAGATCATAATCCCGAAAATTTAGAGAGCTGGTATTTCGCAGTCATGGCCTATAATGGAACAAAAGCAGAAAATAGTCCATTTTTCCAAGCTACTGGTGAAAGAAATTTAGACGCTTATCAAGAGAAAGTATTCCAAGCTATTCGTGAAAATGGATTGCTTTCTACCAATATTACTTCGATTGACATGAACAAAAATGATTTCACTTATGGGGAAGATACAAATCATTCCATCAAATTTAATAAAAAGAACTTTACCCTTTCATCGAATGCAACTCCATCGAAGGAATTGTTAAGCGAAGGAAATCAAGTGAAGTATGATGGGAAAGGGATTCGTAAATTACCAAGTACCACGAATTCAGAACTTATCCCAACAAGCAAAGGAGCAACAATGAAGATTATAGGGTCACCTATCTATGATAAACGAAAAGACTCTACTAACCATTTTGTATGGTATCCAGTGCAAACCATCATCAATGGTAAAAACGTATCAGGTTACATTGCCTCTTCCAATATAGTTCAATAG
- a CDS encoding TQO small subunit DoxD — MREKSTVYFPENPVSRFLFSSTHSAVIWLIIRLYLGSTWLKAGWGKLHNDAWTGENAGAALTGFVNGALAKSQEGADVARWFATFLENTVLPHAKLFSFVVAYGELLVAYGELLVGLGLVFGLLTGIAAFFGAFMNVSFLFAGTLSTNPLLFILATWLVLAWKVAGWYGLDRWALPLLGTPWDRKKNSAP, encoded by the coding sequence ATGAGAGAAAAAAGTACTGTTTATTTTCCAGAGAACCCAGTTTCTCGATTCTTATTTAGTAGTACTCATTCTGCGGTTATTTGGTTAATTATCCGACTTTATCTAGGTTCCACTTGGTTGAAAGCTGGTTGGGGGAAATTACACAATGATGCTTGGACAGGGGAAAATGCTGGAGCTGCACTCACCGGATTTGTGAATGGTGCACTTGCAAAATCACAGGAAGGCGCAGATGTGGCTAGATGGTTTGCAACTTTTCTTGAAAACACTGTGCTCCCACATGCAAAGTTGTTTTCGTTCGTAGTAGCATATGGCGAGTTATTAGTAGCATATGGCGAGTTATTAGTAGGATTGGGCTTAGTGTTCGGTTTACTTACTGGAATCGCAGCTTTTTTCGGTGCTTTCATGAACGTCAGTTTTCTGTTTGCTGGAACGCTTAGTACTAATCCATTGCTTTTCATCCTAGCCACTTGGTTAGTACTTGCTTGGAAAGTAGCAGGATGGTACGGATTGGATCGCTGGGCTCTGCCATTATTAGGTACTCCTTGGGATAGAAAAAAGAATAGTGCGCCTTAA
- a CDS encoding VanW family protein, with product MRLSEIHPLFYHIRIKQKWLFRFIQNVRDRKKFAKHLMKTSYAYTCKKHQSLLRRRLGDSDPQLQENKIVNLSIAASKIDGIVISPGEVLSFWELVGKTTKAKGYIEGMQLSRGEVKTGFGGGICQLANLLYWMALHTPLTILERHHHSFDPFPDEGRVLPFGSGASVFYNYVDLRFRNTTEQSFQIRVWLTNDHLKGAIYTNEEMRYSYHLEERNHSFSKQHEKNFRQNEIWRKTVDKRTGNYMKEELLIKNHSEVKYEIKPEMLLNS from the coding sequence GTGAGATTATCCGAAATCCATCCATTGTTTTATCACATTAGAATAAAACAAAAATGGCTATTTCGCTTTATACAGAACGTGAGAGACAGAAAAAAATTTGCCAAGCATCTGATGAAAACGTCTTATGCTTATACTTGTAAAAAACACCAATCGCTTTTACGGAGGCGTTTAGGTGATAGCGATCCACAGCTCCAAGAAAATAAGATAGTGAATCTTTCCATTGCAGCGAGTAAAATCGACGGAATTGTCATTTCCCCTGGTGAAGTTCTTTCATTTTGGGAATTAGTAGGTAAAACAACCAAGGCAAAAGGATATATAGAAGGTATGCAACTCTCTAGGGGAGAAGTGAAAACAGGCTTTGGGGGAGGAATCTGTCAACTAGCTAACCTTCTTTATTGGATGGCCTTACACACACCTTTGACCATTTTAGAAAGACATCATCACAGCTTTGATCCGTTCCCGGACGAAGGAAGAGTTCTTCCATTTGGCAGCGGTGCAAGTGTTTTTTACAATTATGTGGATTTACGATTTCGTAATACAACGGAACAGTCCTTTCAGATACGCGTTTGGTTAACCAATGATCACCTAAAGGGAGCTATTTATACGAACGAGGAAATGCGCTACTCTTATCATCTTGAGGAACGGAATCATTCATTTTCAAAGCAGCATGAAAAGAACTTTAGACAGAATGAAATATGGAGAAAAACGGTGGATAAAAGAACAGGGAACTATATGAAGGAAGAACTACTAATTAAAAATCATTCGGAAGTTAAATATGAAATCAAGCCAGAGATGTTGCTAAATAGTTAG